Proteins encoded within one genomic window of Lynx canadensis isolate LIC74 chromosome B2, mLynCan4.pri.v2, whole genome shotgun sequence:
- the RNF146 gene encoding E3 ubiquitin-protein ligase RNF146: MMAGCGEIDHSINMLPTNRKANESCSNTAPSLTVPECAICLQTCVHPVSLPCKHVFCYLCVKGASWLGKRCALCRQEIPEDFLDKPTLLSPEELKAASRGNGEYAWYYEGRNGWWQYDERTSRELEDAFSKGKKSTEMLIAGFLYVADLENMVQYRRNEHGRRRKIKRDIIDIPKKGVAGLRLDCDANTVNLARESSADGADSLSAQSGASVQPLVSSVRPLTSVDGQLTSPATPSPDASTSLEDSFAHLQLSGDSIAERSHRGEGEEDHESPSSGRVPAPDTSIEETESDASSDSEDVSALVAQHSLTQQRLLVPNANQTVSDRSGTDLSVVGGGTVSAGVRSRRPDGQCTVTEV, encoded by the coding sequence GATGGCTGGCTGTGGTGAAATTGATCACTCAATAAACATGCTTCCTACGAACAGGAAAGCGAATGAGTCCTGTTCTAATACTGCACCTTCTCTAACTGTCCCTGAATGTGCCATTTGTCTGCAAACATGTGTTCACCCAGTCAGTCTGCCTTGTAAGCATGTTTTCTGCTATCTGTGCGTAAAGGGAGCTTCATGGCTTGGAAAGCGATGTGCCCTCTGTCGACAAGAAATTCCCGAAGATTTCCTTGACAAGCCAACCTTATTGTCACCAGAAGAACTCAAGGCAGCGAGTAGAGGAAATGGTGAATATGCATGGTATTATGAAGGAAGAAATGGGTGGTGGCAGTATGATGAGCGCACTAGTAGAGAGTTGGAAGATGCTTTTTCCAAAGGTAAAAAGAGCACTGAAATGTTAATTGCCGGGTTTCTGTATGTTGCTGATCTTGAAAATATGGTTCAATACAGGAGAAATGAACATGGACGTCGCAGGAAGATTAAGCGGGATATAATAGATATACCAAAGAAGGGAGTAGCCGGACTTAGGCTGGACTGTGACGCTAATACTGTAAACCTAGCGAGAGAGAGCTCTGCAGATGGAGCGGACAGTCTATCAGCACAGAGTGGAGCTTCTGTTCAGCCTCTAGTGTCTTCTGTAAGGCCCCTAACATCAGTAGATGGTCAGTTAACAAGCCCTGCAACACCATCCCCTGATGCAAGCACTTCTCTGGAAGACTCTTTTGCTCATTTACAACTCAGTGGAGACAGCATAGCTGAAAGGAGTCAtaggggggaaggagaagaagatcATGAATCACCATCTTCAGGCAGGGTACCAGCACCAGACACCTCcattgaagaaactgaatcagatGCCAGTAGTGATAGTGAGGATGTATCTGCGCTTGTTGCACAACACTCCTTGACCCAACAGAGACTTTTGGTTCCTAATGCAAACCAGACAGTATCTGATCGATCAGGAACTGATCTGTCAGTAGTAGGGGGTGGAACAGTGAGTGCTGGTGTCAGATCTAGAAGGCCTGATGGACAGTGCACAGTAactgaagtttaa